From Argopecten irradians isolate NY chromosome 2, Ai_NY, whole genome shotgun sequence, the proteins below share one genomic window:
- the LOC138315823 gene encoding sulfotransferase 1 family member D1-like — translation MEESKPKYTPGEVKEEDIVRIPDMKGNIKEVIDVEGMVVPCHIIRNGHIPDMRENLKKIRTMKCRDDDIFLCAYMRSGTHWVWEIANMLTTGKLEYLTKPKESVMMEFHYPEEFDNIPSRRILNTHLPLRLLPTEVKEKKLKVLLVQRNPKDVTVSSFYFLQKAKMMPFQGNFEEFFMMFTTLGLMVSWFDYTLEAEQAVKDKELDIHVLYYEQLKKNPVSTIKGLSEFLGTDRDDEYIAKVAEMCSFKGMKKANEDVKNIEEYMFEKDLMKGHYRKGEIGDWKNTMTVAQSEQFDEIFSDRMKDSSFKFDFSK, via the exons ATGGAGGAGAGTAAACCAAAGTACACTCCAG GTGAAGTGAAAGAAGAGGATATAGTTCGAATCCCAGATATGAAAGGAAACATCAAAGAGGTGATAGACGTAGAAGGAATGGTAGTTCCTTGCCACATTATCCGTAATGGACACATCCCCGATATGAGGGAGAACCTGAAAAAAATCCGTACCATGAAGTGTCGTGATGACGACATTTTTCTGTGCGCTTACATGAGATCCG GTACCCACTGGGTCTGGGAAATCGCCAACATGCTGACAACTGGAAAACTTGAATATCTAACCAAACCGAAGGAATCCGTTATGATGGAATTTCATTATCCTGAAGAATTTGATAACATCCCATCGAGGCGGATACTAAATACACATCTGCCACTCCGACTACTGCCTACAGAGGTCAAAGAGAAAAAACTCAAGGTCCTTCTAGTACAGCGAAATCCCAAAGACGTGACGGTCTCATCCTTTTATTTCTTACAGAAAGCGAAAATGATGCCATTCCAAGgaaattttgaagaatttttcaTGATGTTCACGACGTTAG GTTTAATGGTATCCTGGTTTGACTACACTCTCGAAGCAGAACAGGCTGTCAAAGATAAGGAGCTAGATATACACGTGCTCTACTACGAACAACTCAAAAAG AACCCTGTGTCAACTATCAAAGGCCTCTCGGAATTTCTTGGTACTGACCGTGACGATGAATACATTGCAAAGGTTGCAGAAATGTGCAGTTTCAAAGGAATGAAGAAAGCTAACGAAGATGTCAAAAACATCGAGGAATACATGTTTGAGAAGGACCTAATGAAGGGTCACTATAGAAAAG GTGAAATCGGGGACTGGAAGAACACGATGACGGTAGCACAAAGTGAACAGTTTGACGAAATATTCTCAGACAGGATGAAAGATTCTTCTTTCAAGTTCGacttttcaaaatga
- the LOC138317011 gene encoding uncharacterized protein: MILMTKKMKCVMAFGCLILMLLFIPRISKRQKAQSDHPNITLFTAWSTFPERYEVFNNTLRNWPLLQPHVKLYLFTNDFIPGQLEYEKLGWTILPIYRTIEGCGVVKDLYLRVMQLEPESKVYAMVNGDILLTGNFLKNLHDITSSPLLKDKTYFLTGRKLNITNVTREEASSWENIERASKRGVLVNEMWGIDYYITPPSYHWHLYPDFQLWRSFYDNWMIWDARRMGYIVIDATQTLLAPHQNAPYPKNRGNVFNNLKYMKVNRSVLYTKGTIPCCEYHTVLENDMVTLKRRDTIPDRCNLLN, from the coding sequence ATGATTCTGATGACGAAGAAAATGAAATGTGTCATGGCATTTGGATGTCTGATTCTGATGTTGCTTTTCATCCCACGTATCTCCAAAAGACAAAAGGCCCAGAGCGATCATCCAAACATCACTTTGTTTACAGCATGGAGTACATTTCCTGAAAGATATGAAGTATTTAACAACACGTTGCGGAATTGGCCATTGCTACAACCACATGTGAAGCTCTATCTGTTCACCAATGACTTCATACCGGGTCAGCTCGAGTATGAAAAGTTAGGATGGACAATACTACCCATATATCGAACAATCGAAGGTTGTGGTGTTGTAAAAGACTTGTATCTGAGAGTAATGCAACTTGAACCAGAATCAAAGGTATACGCTATGGTCAACGGCGATATTCTTTTAACAGGTAATTTTCTCAAAAACTTGCATGATATAACCTCATCGCCGTTACTTAAGGATAAAACGTACTTTTTAACAGGGAGAAAActaaatattacaaatgttaCACGGGAGGAAGCAAGTTCCTGGGAAAATATCGAAAGAGCTTCGAAAAGAGGGGTTTTGGTAAACGAGATGTGGGGAATTGACTATTACATAACACCTCCAAGCTATCATTGGCACTTGTACCCCGATTTTCAGCTTTGGCGAAGTTTTTACGATAATTGGATGATTTGGGACGCTAGACGAATGGGTTATATAGTGATCGATGCCACTCAGACACTTCTGGCTCCTCATCAAAATGCTCCTTATCCAAAGAATCGTGGTAATGTCTTCAATAACCTCAAATATATGAAAGTGAATCGATCTGTACTCTACACAAAAGGAACAATACCATGTTGTGAGTATCACACAGTGCTTGAAAACGACATGGTCACTCTAAAGAGACGAGACACAATACCTGACCGGTGTAATCTGTTGAATTAA